A window of the Fuscovulum sp. genome harbors these coding sequences:
- the tatC gene encoding twin-arginine translocase subunit TatC gives MTAKEDIDDSSAPLIEHLAELRNRILYSLAAFIVAMVICFTVWNPIFNFLTHPICDALAERQQDCGLVLIKLQEGFFVAVRISVLGGFALSFPIIAFQMWRFVAPGLYRTEKQAFLPFLLASPIMFFIGAAFAYYIVLPMAFDFFLNFQQNFGGDVVTGELATDAPAGIVFQGSMEQYLSLTTSFVLAFGLCFQLPVLLTLMGKAGLVTSRGLAAMRRYAIVLILVVAAIVTPPDVMSQILMFSAIYPLYEVSIFLIRRIEKQREARMRADGTWIDEDEDETEPATKA, from the coding sequence ATGACCGCCAAGGAAGACATCGACGACAGCTCGGCCCCGCTGATCGAACATCTGGCCGAACTCAGGAACCGCATCCTCTATTCGCTGGCAGCCTTCATTGTGGCGATGGTGATTTGTTTCACCGTCTGGAATCCCATCTTCAACTTCCTGACCCACCCGATTTGCGACGCCCTGGCCGAACGCCAACAGGATTGCGGCCTTGTGCTGATCAAGTTGCAAGAAGGGTTCTTCGTCGCGGTCCGCATCTCGGTACTCGGCGGCTTTGCGCTGTCCTTCCCGATCATCGCCTTCCAGATGTGGCGCTTTGTGGCACCGGGCCTCTACCGCACGGAAAAGCAGGCTTTCCTGCCTTTCCTTCTCGCCTCACCGATCATGTTCTTCATCGGCGCGGCTTTCGCCTATTACATCGTTCTGCCGATGGCCTTCGATTTCTTCCTGAACTTCCAGCAGAACTTCGGTGGCGACGTGGTCACGGGCGAATTGGCCACCGATGCCCCGGCTGGTATCGTCTTCCAAGGGTCGATGGAACAATACCTCTCGCTCACCACAAGTTTCGTTCTGGCCTTTGGCCTGTGCTTCCAGCTTCCGGTGCTGCTCACACTGATGGGCAAGGCGGGGCTCGTCACATCGCGCGGCCTTGCCGCGATGCGCAGATATGCCATCGTCCTTATCCTCGTTGTGGCGGCCATCGTCACGCCCCCCGATGTGATGTCGCAAATCCTGATGTTCTCTGCGATCTACCCGCTTTACGAAGTCTCCATCTTCCTGATCCGCCGCATCGAAAAACAGCGTGAGGCGCGGATGCGTGCCGATGGCACCTGGATCGACGAGGATGAAGACGAAACAGAACCCGCGACCAAGGCATGA